Proteins co-encoded in one Erwinia sp. genomic window:
- the yihS gene encoding Sulfoquinovose isomerase (ID:JIFNMEKO_02774;~source:Prodigal:2.6) — protein sequence MLFKQFSESWLNNEYHHDWLEAEGRRLLSFYKQARCDAGGFTALDNHGKHSENSQPDTMLTARMTHCFALASMQGEPGAGCLAEWGVSSLLGVLKDTQHGGWFGGLPHCNVKQRKLAYVHVFVTLAACSATLAGIQGADRLLNEATLILENHFWQPEEGALSESYSYNWQDPADYRGGNSNMHCTELFLQLADVTGEAKWRHRALSIAECVIHRHAPDNHYLLAEHFTQQWEVWADYNRDKPTDDFHPFGVTPGHSTEWARLLLHLEAALLQHGEAVPEWLLTDAKGLFHAGLAAGWNVEGSPGMIYTHDWDKQPVTYQRLHWTIAESCAAAASLLKRTGEKQYEQWYRTLWDYIGVYLIDPRHGSWRHELDKHNQPSSIVWEGKPDLYHAWQLTQICRLPLTPMIGLSIKQHSERR from the coding sequence ATGCTATTTAAACAGTTCTCAGAAAGCTGGCTAAACAATGAATACCATCATGACTGGCTGGAAGCTGAGGGACGCCGCCTGCTCAGTTTTTATAAACAGGCCCGCTGTGATGCAGGTGGTTTTACCGCCCTCGATAACCATGGAAAACACTCTGAGAACAGTCAGCCTGATACGATGCTGACTGCCCGTATGACGCACTGCTTTGCTCTGGCTTCAATGCAGGGTGAGCCGGGTGCAGGGTGCCTGGCGGAATGGGGGGTCTCATCATTACTCGGCGTGTTAAAAGACACTCAACATGGCGGCTGGTTTGGCGGGTTACCTCATTGCAATGTTAAACAAAGAAAATTGGCTTACGTGCATGTATTCGTTACCCTGGCAGCTTGCAGTGCTACCCTTGCGGGTATTCAGGGGGCAGACAGGCTTCTTAATGAAGCAACGTTGATACTGGAAAACCACTTCTGGCAGCCCGAAGAGGGTGCGCTGAGCGAGAGTTACAGTTACAACTGGCAAGACCCTGCCGATTATCGTGGTGGCAACAGTAACATGCACTGTACGGAGTTATTTTTGCAACTGGCTGACGTGACCGGTGAAGCTAAATGGCGACATCGTGCATTATCGATTGCGGAGTGTGTCATTCATCGGCATGCTCCCGACAATCATTATCTGCTTGCAGAACATTTCACACAACAATGGGAAGTGTGGGCGGACTACAATCGTGATAAACCCACTGATGACTTCCACCCTTTCGGCGTCACACCAGGCCACAGCACAGAATGGGCGAGATTGCTGTTACATTTAGAGGCCGCGCTGCTGCAACATGGCGAGGCAGTTCCTGAATGGCTGCTGACCGATGCCAAAGGTTTATTCCACGCGGGCCTCGCCGCCGGCTGGAACGTGGAGGGCTCTCCGGGAATGATTTATACTCACGATTGGGACAAACAGCCTGTTACTTATCAACGCCTGCACTGGACGATTGCCGAAAGCTGCGCTGCCGCTGCCAGCCTGCTAAAACGCACCGGTGAGAAACAGTATGAACAATGGTATCGCACGCTATGGGATTATATCGGTGTCTATCTGATCGACCCGCGTCATGGTAGCTGGCGACATGAACTGGATAAGCATAACCAGCCTTCCAGTATCGTATGGGAGGGAAAACCCGATTTATATCATGCATGGCAATTAACACAAATCTGCCGATTACCGCTTACCCCTATGATAGGATTATCAATAAAACAGCACAGCGAGCGGAGGTAA
- the ydaD gene encoding General stress protein 39 (ID:JIFNMEKO_02773;~source:Prodigal:2.6) gives MVKKTYIHAQSQALPGSEAKLVPPALIIRDDYQGSKKLHGKVALITGGDSGIGRSVALHFAREGAHIALTYLPDSAEEAADAASIKTLIEQEGQHCLTYAVDLRHSDTCKKLVSEVVSAFGQLNILVNNAGTKYPVEDILELSDEQWLDTFDVNIHSMFFLTKAALRYLHEDDSIINTTSVNAYVGPAFLIDYTATKGAIVSFTRALSNQVVKKGIRVNAVAPGPVWTPLQPATLGNHNPQWLEDFGHDTPMGRAGQPAELGPVYVFLASADSSYLSGQVLHPNGGMMVGG, from the coding sequence ATGGTCAAAAAAACCTATATTCATGCTCAATCCCAAGCATTACCTGGTTCTGAAGCTAAATTAGTTCCCCCTGCACTAATCATACGTGATGACTATCAGGGCAGTAAAAAACTACATGGAAAAGTGGCGCTGATCACCGGTGGAGATAGCGGAATAGGCCGTTCGGTAGCCTTGCATTTTGCCCGTGAAGGCGCGCACATTGCACTGACCTACCTACCGGATAGCGCGGAAGAAGCTGCTGATGCAGCCTCAATAAAGACACTTATAGAGCAGGAAGGTCAACACTGCCTGACATATGCTGTTGATTTACGCCATTCAGATACCTGTAAGAAGTTAGTCAGCGAGGTCGTCAGCGCATTTGGTCAGCTTAACATTCTGGTTAATAATGCCGGCACAAAATATCCGGTAGAGGATATTCTTGAACTGAGTGATGAACAGTGGCTCGATACCTTCGATGTCAATATCCACAGTATGTTTTTTCTGACCAAAGCCGCTCTGCGATATTTGCATGAAGATGATTCAATCATTAACACCACTTCGGTGAACGCCTATGTTGGCCCGGCTTTTCTGATTGACTACACTGCCACCAAAGGTGCCATCGTCAGTTTCACCCGAGCCCTTTCCAATCAGGTCGTGAAAAAGGGCATTCGGGTTAACGCCGTAGCACCAGGCCCGGTCTGGACCCCGCTACAACCGGCTACATTAGGTAATCACAATCCGCAATGGCTGGAGGACTTTGGCCACGACACCCCGATGGGCCGCGCGGGGCAACCGGCTGAGTTGGGTCCGGTCTATGTTTTTCTTGCCAGCGCGGACTCTTCCTATCTGAGCGGTCAGGTGCTGCACCCTAATGGCGGCATGATGGTTGGCGGTTAA
- a CDS encoding hypothetical protein (ID:JIFNMEKO_02776;~source:Prodigal:2.6) translates to MKSLTAVMLLIFLSYSVSAGMSSINFREDEYLIDAKNNFDEKNRYLLLFFIQK, encoded by the coding sequence ATGAAATCTCTTACTGCTGTAATGCTTTTGATTTTCCTGTCATACAGTGTTTCTGCTGGAATGAGTAGTATAAATTTCAGAGAAGATGAATATCTTATTGATGCGAAAAATAATTTTGATGAAAAAAACAGATATCTACTTCTATTTTTTATTCAAAAATGA
- a CDS encoding hypothetical protein (ID:JIFNMEKO_02772;~source:Prodigal:2.6): MKKGLLVLLMMVSLYARAMPANITPEKVSYTFYTWYLNALNQNESPIDEHDPQLKDFITPQLLQKIHLLIKSPEGMDDDYFLQDQDYSDSWVGHISTGRFTLSDEVALGDVVLGDDPRDQQRLLVTLRRHQGVWKLSDVRREDE; the protein is encoded by the coding sequence ATGAAGAAAGGGTTACTGGTGTTATTGATGATGGTATCGCTCTATGCCAGAGCAATGCCTGCCAATATCACTCCTGAAAAGGTGAGTTATACCTTTTACACATGGTATCTGAATGCATTGAATCAAAACGAGAGTCCAATTGATGAGCATGATCCACAATTGAAAGATTTTATCACTCCGCAGCTATTGCAGAAGATTCATCTATTAATCAAGAGCCCTGAAGGGATGGATGACGACTATTTTTTGCAGGATCAGGATTACAGCGACAGTTGGGTTGGGCATATCTCTACCGGACGATTTACCCTGAGCGATGAGGTAGCGCTTGGTGATGTGGTATTAGGTGATGATCCCCGTGACCAGCAACGTTTACTGGTTACGTTGCGGCGTCATCAGGGAGTCTGGAAGTTAAGTGATGTCAGACGTGAAGACGAATGA
- a CDS encoding hypothetical protein (ID:JIFNMEKO_02775;~source:Prodigal:2.6) gives MSEIYDNVKGFEKEINEKFSTLQKSTQDSDKKIREELTQKISQQTEEMNKNYKDMISKLDSLERRIQQLEQKK, from the coding sequence ATGAGTGAAATTTATGATAATGTGAAAGGTTTTGAAAAAGAGATAAATGAAAAATTTTCCACTTTGCAAAAATCAACTCAGGATAGCGATAAAAAAATCCGTGAAGAGTTGACGCAAAAAATCAGTCAGCAAACAGAAGAGATGAATAAAAATTATAAAGATATGATCAGTAAACTGGATTCGCTTGAAAGGCGTATTCAGCAGCTTGAACAGAAGAAATAA